One Thalassophryne amazonica chromosome 10, fThaAma1.1, whole genome shotgun sequence genomic region harbors:
- the LOC117518128 gene encoding octapeptide-repeat protein T2-like, with the protein MSREAESQRHVQRGRQSAPRPERQIVSIISTEAERQRHVQTGRESAQHTERQSASHPERQRISATSRARESAPHPEPESQHHIQRDRASAPHPERQRVSATSREAESQLHVQRDSQRHVQRDSQLHVQRDSQRHVQRGRESAPHPERQLAPCPEMQTGSVMSREAESQCHVQRGRESLPHPERQLAPCLERQRGNAMFREAEKLSLHFM; encoded by the coding sequence ATGTCCAGAGAGGCAGAGAGTCAGCGCCACGTCCAGAGAGGCAGACAGTCAGCACCACGTCCAGAGAGGCAGATAGTCAGCATCATCTCCACAGAGGCAGAGAGACAGCGCCATGTCCAGACAGGCAGAGAGTCAGCgcaacatacagagagacagtcagCGTCACATCCAGAGAGACAGAGAATCAGCGCCACATCCAGAGCCAGAGAGTCAGCGCCACATCCAGAGCCAGAGAGTCAGCACCACATCCAGAGAGACAGAGCGTCAGCACCACATCCAGAGAGGCAGAGAGTCAGCGCCACGTCCAGAGAGGCAGAGAGTCAGCTCCACGTCCAGAGAGACAGTCAGCGCCACGTCCAGAGAGACAGTCAGCTCCACGTTCAGAGAGATAGTCAGCGCCATGTCCAGAGAGGTAGAGAGTCAGCGCCACACCCAGAGAGACAGTTAGCGCCATGTCCAGAGATGCAGACAGGCAGCGTCATGTCCAGAGAGGCAGAAAGTCAGTGCCACGTCCAGAGAGGCAGAGAGTCATTGCCACATCCAGAGAGACAGTTAGCACCATGTCTAGAGAGGCAGAGAGGCAACGCCATGTTCAGAGAGGCAGAGAAACTGTCTCTGCACTTTATGTGA